The following proteins are co-located in the Leptospira limi genome:
- a CDS encoding STAS domain-containing protein: MTSIKYKKIVVVFKRTKYELDLETYGSIQAYKEVTKQNPNVFQRTFESHERQIRSREYLKTHVFPKADFVFREHFDPESGSNYDLVVAHGGDNHFTYVAHLVGSTHLIGCNSDPDSSVGALLGFTAEELGEAVKHNFKQTKIESWSLLETEIVYPNGTKLKTVPAVCELSIRNNSPDLTSRFWITYLDKKEEQKCSGLLVYTGAGSTGWISSCFPKKFPPFSKHEPFFHVYSREIRVKSRETEFSLADFRALDQVEVISEMNGGLAVDSLTERHYPFPPYAKAVIKLSPEKLFVVVPLKRGESMQDLPYEIEQKRINGTVIVQIKGRMESGPLDRITQTILDEMVGADRKHLILDFSELRYISSLGIRMILDVKMNLQKRNKEMALVGVTSSILQVFHLLGLSNAFQFFSDREDALKSFEEPSKS, translated from the coding sequence ATGACTTCCATCAAATACAAGAAGATCGTTGTCGTTTTCAAACGAACCAAATACGAGTTGGATCTGGAAACTTATGGTTCCATCCAAGCCTATAAGGAAGTCACAAAACAAAATCCAAATGTATTCCAAAGAACATTTGAATCCCACGAAAGGCAAATTCGTTCCCGTGAGTATCTAAAAACACATGTATTTCCAAAGGCTGATTTTGTTTTCCGAGAACACTTTGACCCTGAATCTGGTTCGAATTATGATTTAGTCGTCGCACATGGTGGTGATAATCATTTTACGTATGTAGCCCATTTGGTTGGTAGTACTCATTTGATTGGATGTAATTCTGATCCAGATTCTTCAGTGGGTGCACTTCTTGGCTTTACAGCGGAAGAACTTGGTGAAGCCGTGAAACACAATTTTAAACAAACAAAAATAGAGTCTTGGTCACTTTTAGAAACCGAAATTGTGTATCCAAATGGTACAAAACTTAAAACTGTTCCAGCTGTTTGTGAACTATCCATCCGAAACAATAGCCCAGATCTCACTTCAAGATTTTGGATCACCTATTTGGACAAAAAGGAGGAACAAAAATGTTCTGGCTTACTTGTTTACACGGGTGCAGGATCAACAGGTTGGATCAGTTCCTGTTTCCCTAAAAAATTCCCTCCGTTTTCGAAACATGAGCCATTTTTCCACGTGTATTCCAGAGAAATACGAGTCAAATCACGAGAAACAGAGTTTTCCTTGGCAGATTTTAGGGCTTTGGATCAAGTGGAAGTTATTTCCGAAATGAATGGTGGTTTGGCAGTGGATTCTCTGACAGAGAGACACTACCCTTTTCCACCATATGCAAAAGCGGTAATCAAATTATCGCCTGAGAAATTATTTGTAGTCGTTCCACTAAAGAGAGGGGAATCCATGCAGGACTTACCATACGAAATCGAACAAAAACGCATCAATGGAACTGTCATTGTTCAAATTAAAGGGCGGATGGAATCTGGTCCGTTAGACCGAATCACACAAACCATACTTGATGAAATGGTTGGTGCCGATAGAAAACATTTAATATTAGATTTTTCTGAATTACGTTACATTTCTAGTTTAGGAATACGTATGATTTTAGATGTAAAAATGAACTTACAAAAACGAAACAAGGAAATGGCACTTGTTGGTGTAACAAGTTCTATCCTACAAGTGTTTCATCTTTTAGGTTTATCCAATGCATTCCAATTTTTTTCTGATCGCGAAGATGCTTTGAAGTCTTTTGAGGAGCCATCTAAGTCCTAG
- a CDS encoding HU family DNA-binding protein: MATTPTPMKKSEMLSELAETTGMTKKNVAAFLDSFVELAYKETKKNGAFVIPGLGKLVKRNRPKRKGRNPATGEAIVIPAKTVVKFTLSKTCKDAVVPPKK, from the coding sequence ATGGCAACAACTCCTACCCCAATGAAAAAGTCCGAAATGCTCAGCGAACTCGCTGAAACAACTGGAATGACCAAAAAAAATGTAGCAGCATTTTTGGACTCTTTCGTTGAACTCGCTTACAAAGAAACTAAGAAGAATGGTGCATTTGTCATTCCTGGTCTAGGTAAACTTGTTAAACGTAATCGTCCGAAAAGAAAAGGTAGAAACCCTGCAACTGGTGAAGCGATTGTTATTCCTGCAAAAACAGTTGTGAAATTCACACTTTCTAAAACTTGCAAAGACGCGGTTGTACCACCTAAAAAATAA
- a CDS encoding VanZ family protein, which translates to MEKKPYPFSPFEDSLVGEKTLLVWQDSHHSEKNLKDHLLMALDLKEDQLVFTPNAIKQKLMVSYPTEIRNLIANNQTSEISKLLIAIAKGNTPTNSQPALDICFELIEWLLTGFDLDEVLRETLSLLFGITLSIEFLTSVRAEYFKELRG; encoded by the coding sequence ATGGAAAAAAAACCATATCCATTCTCACCGTTTGAAGACTCTCTCGTAGGGGAAAAAACTCTACTTGTTTGGCAAGATAGCCATCATTCTGAAAAAAATTTAAAAGATCATCTACTGATGGCTTTGGATTTAAAAGAAGACCAGTTAGTATTCACTCCAAACGCCATAAAACAAAAGTTAATGGTTTCATATCCTACCGAAATTAGGAATTTAATTGCTAACAATCAAACATCTGAAATTTCCAAATTACTGATTGCGATTGCAAAAGGGAATACTCCAACAAATTCTCAACCAGCTTTAGATATTTGTTTTGAACTCATTGAATGGTTGTTAACTGGATTTGATTTGGATGAAGTTTTAAGAGAAACTTTGTCATTATTATTCGGAATCACATTATCAATTGAGTTTTTAACATCTGTTCGTGCTGAGTATTTCAAAGAGTTACGTGGTTAA
- a CDS encoding FAD-binding oxidoreductase, with protein sequence MQTRNIYKWGSQEVEEKLPSHTLDFLNHQFPVSNEFKSSLPKGELPLKPLKKSKLTPTVISKLKKIVGNANVSLDDVSRAKHSMGKFYTEIYKARFGEVSDVVDVVVSPKNEKEIEEILILANANKIPVIPFGAGSTVTKALQAPKGGISLDLSRLNRIIEFNAIDSTVTVEAGVYGPELEKHLNDRGYTCGHFPQSFEFSTVGGWIAAKGAGQASTGYGKIEDILLGLTAITPSGKFESRIYPAASIGPDMFRLFLGTEGSFGVITKATLKIRKYHSQNSAKGSFIFKNFESAVETMREVMQGGFGKPHFFRIQDPEETDISFHMSGLHGGKEDLFLRFIGYKPMQRSLMHIIIDGDPSYTKEVLKKIKKIAKRNGGFSTGESPVNKWLHQRYSSAYLRDYLMDEGIRIDTLETAVSWSNLHTLWENTRAYIKSFENTSCMVHISHAYENGANLYFIFISPMDKQNEVSSFVKFHKGIIDSIHENGGSLSHHHGIGRMLSPWMEKEVGKEGLRILSSLKKTFDPKGIMNPGGLLGLK encoded by the coding sequence ATGCAAACTCGAAACATCTATAAATGGGGATCACAAGAAGTGGAAGAAAAACTTCCCTCACATACATTGGATTTTTTAAATCATCAATTCCCAGTATCAAACGAATTTAAATCTTCTCTTCCTAAAGGTGAACTTCCTTTAAAACCATTAAAGAAATCGAAGTTAACTCCTACAGTTATTTCAAAACTTAAAAAAATTGTGGGGAATGCGAATGTTTCGTTAGACGATGTTAGTCGGGCAAAACATTCAATGGGAAAGTTTTATACCGAGATCTATAAAGCTCGGTTCGGTGAAGTATCGGATGTAGTCGATGTAGTGGTCTCTCCTAAAAATGAAAAAGAAATTGAAGAAATATTAATACTTGCGAATGCAAATAAAATTCCTGTCATTCCTTTTGGTGCAGGATCCACCGTCACAAAAGCACTACAGGCTCCGAAAGGAGGAATCTCCCTTGATTTGTCTCGATTGAATCGCATCATTGAATTTAATGCAATTGATTCAACTGTAACTGTTGAAGCTGGTGTGTATGGGCCTGAATTAGAGAAACATTTAAATGACAGGGGATATACCTGCGGACATTTCCCACAATCCTTTGAATTTTCAACTGTAGGTGGTTGGATTGCGGCAAAAGGAGCAGGGCAAGCATCAACGGGTTACGGTAAAATAGAAGATATACTTCTTGGGTTAACAGCCATTACACCTTCTGGTAAATTTGAATCAAGAATTTATCCCGCAGCTTCCATCGGTCCTGATATGTTTCGTTTGTTTCTTGGAACGGAAGGAAGTTTCGGTGTCATTACCAAGGCTACTTTAAAAATCCGCAAATACCATTCACAAAATTCTGCAAAAGGTTCTTTTATATTCAAAAACTTTGAAAGTGCAGTTGAGACAATGCGAGAAGTAATGCAAGGGGGATTTGGAAAACCTCATTTTTTCCGAATCCAAGATCCAGAAGAAACAGATATTTCTTTTCATATGAGTGGATTACATGGTGGAAAAGAGGATCTTTTTCTAAGGTTTATTGGTTACAAACCAATGCAAAGGTCACTTATGCACATCATCATCGATGGGGACCCTTCTTATACAAAAGAAGTTTTGAAGAAAATCAAAAAGATCGCTAAACGAAATGGAGGATTCTCCACCGGAGAATCACCTGTTAACAAATGGCTACACCAAAGGTATTCAAGTGCATACTTGCGTGATTATTTAATGGATGAAGGCATTCGAATTGATACCTTAGAGACAGCTGTTAGTTGGTCAAACCTTCATACTCTTTGGGAAAACACACGAGCATATATCAAAAGTTTTGAAAATACGTCATGTATGGTCCATATATCCCATGCCTATGAAAATGGAGCAAATTTATACTTTATTTTCATAAGCCCAATGGATAAACAAAATGAAGTTTCCTCATTTGTTAAATTTCATAAAGGAATTATCGATAGTATCCATGAAAATGGTGGATCCTTGTCACATCACCATGGGATCGGAAGAATGTTATCTCCATGGATGGAAAAGGAAGTAGGGAAAGAAGGGCTTCGTATCCTTTCTTCTCTCAAAAAAACTTTTGATCCAAAGGGAATCATGAATCCAGGTGGATTGTTGGGATTAAAATAA
- a CDS encoding TetR/AcrR family transcriptional regulator, producing MGVSERKKREFAQRETDILNCAIELFRTKHPSLVKMDDIAKHLEIGRGTIYLHFKSKDDLMARIQYEDYVRLRGRLEKAFEEKTAIEMSRRAIRAYIDHCLGDKHMYLVAKQCGVNLNIDNVSEDMRKMLTDERTNRLSLLEKIYKQAKLENLINSRGTYPNVAVAWGMIRGAVEVILDGHFQNEIKSEKAYLETIEHVLFFGLFSGGNKGET from the coding sequence ATGGGCGTTTCTGAAAGGAAAAAAAGAGAATTTGCACAAAGAGAAACGGACATTCTAAATTGCGCGATTGAACTTTTTCGAACAAAACATCCATCGCTTGTGAAGATGGATGATATCGCAAAACATTTGGAAATTGGCCGTGGTACGATTTATCTACACTTTAAAAGTAAAGATGATTTGATGGCTCGTATCCAATATGAAGATTATGTTCGTCTTCGGGGAAGGCTAGAAAAAGCTTTCGAAGAAAAAACTGCTATTGAAATGTCTAGGCGTGCCATTCGAGCCTACATAGATCATTGTTTAGGTGATAAACATATGTACCTCGTTGCAAAACAATGTGGAGTTAATCTAAACATAGATAATGTTTCGGAAGACATGAGAAAAATGCTCACTGACGAAAGAACAAATCGATTGTCTTTATTAGAAAAAATTTACAAACAAGCAAAACTAGAAAATCTCATCAACTCACGAGGAACCTATCCCAATGTGGCCGTTGCATGGGGAATGATACGTGGTGCAGTAGAAGTGATTCTCGATGGGCATTTTCAAAATGAAATAAAAAGTGAAAAAGCTTATTTAGAAACGATAGAACATGTTTTATTTTTTGGATTATTTTCAGGTGGAAACAAAGGAGAAACATGA
- a CDS encoding diacylglycerol/lipid kinase family protein produces the protein MRKIKVILNPVSGGGLSAKVWQKIEPILIQKGIPYSYEATTKEKAAKDIAKESVKQGYHWILGIGGDGTFSNIINGLFENGKLINQNVVFSPIPAGRGNDFIKTVKVPKNPVKALEQVLNGNERHIDLIDVTYTKPDKSKGKYLCLNLADFGMGGEVVYRVNQSKLGRIIGGKGVFLFYTVVCLFSYTNKKITLTLSKFEKITNKCRLIVCANGEFAGGGMWFAPKAKLDDGKMDLLAIQDVSVFETLRKFGNLYQGKLSDDAKVISKQITELTAESEEDVFIDVDGENMGQLPAQFKVLSKVLPIKC, from the coding sequence ATGAGAAAGATAAAGGTAATTTTAAATCCAGTTTCGGGTGGAGGTCTTTCTGCAAAAGTTTGGCAAAAAATTGAACCTATTCTCATCCAAAAGGGGATTCCCTATTCCTATGAAGCAACTACCAAAGAAAAAGCCGCAAAGGATATCGCAAAGGAATCTGTAAAACAAGGGTATCATTGGATTTTGGGCATTGGAGGCGATGGTACTTTCTCAAATATCATCAATGGACTTTTTGAAAATGGAAAATTGATCAATCAAAATGTTGTATTTAGCCCAATCCCTGCCGGCCGGGGAAATGATTTTATCAAAACGGTAAAGGTTCCAAAAAATCCGGTAAAAGCTTTGGAACAAGTGTTAAATGGCAACGAAAGACATATTGATTTAATTGATGTAACTTATACCAAGCCCGATAAATCAAAAGGTAAATATTTGTGTTTGAACTTGGCTGATTTTGGAATGGGTGGAGAAGTTGTATATAGAGTGAACCAATCAAAATTAGGTAGGATTATTGGTGGCAAAGGTGTATTCCTTTTTTATACAGTTGTTTGTTTGTTTTCATATACGAATAAAAAAATCACACTCACACTTTCCAAATTTGAGAAAATCACAAATAAATGTAGGTTAATTGTTTGTGCAAATGGCGAATTTGCTGGAGGAGGAATGTGGTTTGCACCGAAAGCAAAGTTAGATGATGGAAAAATGGATTTATTGGCAATCCAAGACGTTTCCGTTTTTGAAACGCTTCGAAAATTTGGAAATCTTTACCAAGGAAAATTATCTGATGATGCAAAAGTAATTTCAAAACAAATTACTGAACTGACAGCAGAGTCAGAAGAAGATGTATTTATCGATGTAGATGGAGAAAATATGGGGCAACTTCCTGCTCAGTTTAAAGTTCTTTCCAAGGTATTACCTATTAAATGTTAA
- a CDS encoding glycerol-3-phosphate dehydrogenase/oxidase, producing the protein MKNSTKQENSRLDHLKKEYDILVIGGGITGANVLWDATLRGYNCLLVEKNDYASGTSQATSKLIHGGLRYLKNFELGLVRESLSERRYLAKISPHAVRPMGFIIPIRSLFQRIQLLLGMELYNLLSFDRNKEIDPDVQLPRYRWNSVAETIYKVMGLGRKSLKGSFQYYDYANPNPEKHTTEFILSAKEKGAHAFNYLAVTTLKKQNSGGYTVGLTDEITGKKVLVSAKVVVNSAGPWADIIESMAGISAEKKLVRSKGIHAVVRNICGNECVVLSKRDGSHLFVIPWRGKTIIGTTDTAYEDDPDKFKVKQSEIVDLIDEVNFSFGFAKLTLKDVDYYYGGLRPLVEDPGSTEGTYSASRKSEIFHYENEGFAGFFSALGGKYTTSRAVAESLVNAIDTYTKGKLVPCVTKFTPLLGGRYQNLKELVTEIQFKFPQVPGIKLDTLVKRYGSLTWKILSLKGLDTYRIPNGEVYYEDEVEYIVLNEDIHHLTDFYFRRSGVGTVGKVEPSERSRLDKKIAKLLGWSADRLKEETKKVDERYQWFVD; encoded by the coding sequence ATGAAAAATAGCACCAAACAAGAAAATTCGAGATTAGATCATTTAAAAAAAGAATACGATATTCTTGTCATTGGAGGTGGGATTACAGGTGCCAATGTTTTATGGGATGCGACACTAAGAGGTTACAATTGCCTTCTAGTGGAAAAAAATGATTATGCATCTGGTACGAGCCAAGCTACTTCCAAACTAATCCACGGCGGACTACGTTATTTAAAGAATTTTGAACTAGGTCTTGTGCGTGAATCTTTATCAGAACGAAGGTATCTAGCAAAAATCTCTCCACATGCTGTTCGACCTATGGGTTTTATCATTCCGATTCGGTCTCTCTTCCAAAGGATCCAGTTATTGCTAGGAATGGAGTTATACAATTTATTATCTTTTGATAGAAACAAAGAAATTGACCCAGATGTTCAACTTCCCAGATACCGATGGAATTCTGTTGCGGAAACAATTTATAAGGTGATGGGACTTGGTAGAAAATCACTAAAAGGAAGTTTCCAATACTACGACTATGCAAACCCAAATCCTGAGAAACATACTACTGAGTTTATCCTTTCTGCTAAAGAAAAAGGTGCACATGCTTTTAATTATTTGGCAGTTACTACCTTAAAAAAACAAAATAGCGGTGGTTATACGGTAGGATTAACAGATGAAATCACTGGCAAAAAAGTTTTGGTATCCGCTAAGGTAGTTGTCAATTCGGCAGGACCTTGGGCAGATATAATCGAATCAATGGCGGGGATTTCTGCTGAAAAAAAATTAGTTCGATCTAAAGGGATCCACGCAGTTGTACGCAATATTTGCGGAAATGAATGTGTTGTATTGTCAAAACGAGATGGCTCACATTTATTTGTGATCCCATGGCGTGGGAAAACAATCATTGGAACTACTGATACTGCATATGAGGATGATCCAGACAAATTTAAAGTTAAACAATCTGAAATTGTTGATTTGATAGATGAAGTGAATTTCAGTTTTGGTTTTGCAAAATTAACATTAAAAGATGTCGATTATTATTACGGTGGATTAAGACCACTTGTAGAGGATCCAGGTAGTACGGAGGGAACATACTCTGCATCAAGGAAGTCGGAGATATTTCATTATGAAAATGAAGGTTTCGCTGGATTTTTTTCTGCACTAGGTGGAAAATACACAACAAGTAGAGCGGTTGCAGAAAGTTTAGTGAATGCAATTGATACTTATACAAAAGGAAAACTTGTTCCTTGTGTTACAAAGTTCACACCATTACTCGGTGGAAGATACCAGAATCTTAAAGAATTAGTTACAGAAATTCAATTTAAGTTTCCACAAGTCCCCGGCATTAAGTTAGATACATTAGTTAAACGGTATGGCAGTTTAACATGGAAAATATTATCATTAAAAGGATTGGATACATATCGAATTCCAAATGGTGAGGTGTATTATGAAGACGAAGTGGAATACATTGTGTTAAATGAAGACATTCATCATTTAACTGATTTTTATTTTAGAAGGTCTGGTGTAGGAACAGTTGGGAAAGTAGAACCATCAGAACGATCTCGTTTAGATAAAAAAATTGCTAAGTTACTTGGTTGGAGCGCAGATCGCCTGAAAGAAGAAACCAAAAAAGTTGATGAACGTTACCAGTGGTTTGTTGATTAA
- a CDS encoding acyl-CoA thioesterase, with protein MPRIKIDIPNHKIFETSLSVRISDINFAGHLAHDAILTLTHECRARFFHSHGWTEINVEGKGIVVSDVAIVYKSEAFFPDDLNIQLYVDQISSKSLDMLYVITHKDGKEIARAKTAIVFFDYSERKPCPIPAVFLSVIKKESKS; from the coding sequence GTGCCCAGAATAAAAATCGATATTCCAAATCATAAAATATTTGAAACATCCTTATCTGTTCGAATATCAGATATCAATTTTGCCGGACATTTGGCACATGATGCAATTCTGACTCTAACACATGAATGTAGAGCTAGATTTTTCCATTCCCATGGATGGACTGAGATCAATGTAGAAGGGAAAGGGATAGTTGTTTCTGATGTGGCTATCGTTTATAAATCAGAAGCTTTTTTCCCTGATGATCTAAACATCCAATTGTATGTAGATCAAATTTCATCAAAATCATTGGATATGTTATATGTGATCACACATAAGGATGGAAAAGAAATTGCTCGTGCTAAAACTGCAATTGTCTTTTTTGATTATTCGGAACGGAAACCTTGCCCAATCCCAGCAGTGTTTTTAAGTGTCATCAAAAAAGAATCTAAGAGTTAG
- a CDS encoding P-loop NTPase family protein: protein MMDSTETLSQLVSEALLGEKFPIAKIISKIETENNLRFRESLFNEIQSQKPNAKEGLTIGITGTPGAGKSSLLGELCRLFLDFAPDKKMAIVAIDPSSNISGGSILGDRTRVTLPRRDTRIYFRSQPSQLELGGLNPYTYHVIRFLRKIFDYVFIETVGIGQNEISVSLISDISFLVMQPLGGDQVQFMKSGIMEVPEAFIINKCDEESLANSSYYMLESTLEFIKDILPDQSLPPIFKTSVVKKKGIEELLNFILTYSKRKDKNIETITQLMQWIRNEYGRFGIGIWKKMESNTWNQAVRLNSLGGIHKFNYELEETKFLSLIQNKIAQNDKN, encoded by the coding sequence ATTGCTAAAATCATCTCCAAAATCGAAACAGAAAATAATCTAAGATTTCGAGAAAGTTTGTTCAACGAAATCCAATCTCAAAAACCAAATGCCAAAGAAGGTCTTACCATTGGAATCACAGGAACTCCTGGTGCCGGCAAATCATCGTTACTCGGAGAACTTTGTCGTTTGTTCCTGGACTTTGCACCAGACAAAAAAATGGCAATCGTGGCAATTGACCCCTCTTCCAATATCAGTGGTGGCTCGATACTTGGAGACCGAACAAGAGTCACTCTTCCCAGAAGGGACACAAGGATTTATTTTCGATCACAACCATCTCAACTTGAATTAGGTGGACTTAATCCCTATACCTATCATGTAATCCGTTTTTTAAGAAAGATTTTTGATTATGTATTCATTGAAACGGTTGGTATTGGACAAAACGAAATTTCAGTATCACTCATTTCCGATATTTCATTTCTTGTGATGCAACCTTTGGGTGGTGACCAAGTTCAGTTTATGAAGTCTGGGATTATGGAAGTTCCGGAAGCTTTTATCATCAACAAATGTGATGAAGAATCCCTCGCCAATTCAAGTTATTATATGTTAGAGTCCACTCTCGAATTTATCAAAGACATTCTCCCTGACCAGTCACTTCCACCAATTTTTAAAACATCAGTGGTAAAAAAGAAAGGGATAGAAGAACTATTAAATTTTATTCTAACATATTCGAAACGGAAGGATAAAAATATAGAAACTATAACTCAACTTATGCAGTGGATTCGAAATGAATATGGCCGTTTTGGAATTGGGATTTGGAAAAAAATGGAATCCAATACTTGGAATCAAGCTGTCAGACTCAATTCTTTAGGTGGCATTCATAAGTTCAATTATGAGTTAGAAGAAACAAAATTTTTATCTCTCATTCAAAACAAAATAGCTCAAAACGACAAAAACTAA